The genomic window CGTCCTGACCGGGGAGGATCTCGCGGCCAACCTTGTCTTCGAAGATCCCGAGAAGGAGTCCCCCAAGTTTCGCCCACCGCCGGTGCGTGTGGACAAAGAGATCCTCTTCAACCCGGACCTCAAGGACACAGACTTTTTCCTGCCGGGCATCATCGGCATCATCATCATGCAGGTGACCCTCATCCTCGCTTCGCTGAGCATCGTGCGCGAGCGTGAGCAGCGTACGATTGAACAACTTATGGCCACACCCATCACCCGCCGGGCGCTCATCGTGGGCAAGATGATTCCATATGCCGTCATCGCCGCGGTGGATTTCGCCGTCATCATCGGGGCGGGGCATCTCCTGTTCGACCTCCCGTTCAAGGGCGCCCCCATTCTCATCGTGCTCCTCGCGGCGCTCTACATCTGTTCACTCCTCGCCCTCGGCGCCCTGATATCGTCGTTCTCACAGACTCAACCGCAAGCCGTGTTCCTCGCGGTGTTCATTCTCATCCCCTCGGTCCTTCTCTCCGGTTTCATTTTCCCCATCGAAGCGATGCCCACGTGGCTCCAGCCCGTCCCACGGCTCCTCCCGCTCACGTACTACATGGATGGCATCCGCGCGCTCACGATCAAGGGGACCGGCTTCGGGACGGTTGCCGTGGACTTCGCCGTCCTGGCCGGCTTCATGATCATCTTCACGCTCCTCGGCATCCAGAGATTCAAGAAAACCCTCTGATGAGCACGTCGAACGGTCTCTACAGCCGCGATGCCTTCGCGGGCCTGCCCACCGCCTCGGTTTGGGTCGGCCACTCCACATTCCTTTTCAAGATCCGAGACAAGATCTTCATCACCGATCCGGTCTTTTCGAAGCGGGTCACCATTCTCCCGCGCCTCAAACCACCCGCAATCTCGATCGATCAGATCCCGCAGCTGGACTACATCCTCGTCTCCCATACACACTTCGATCATCTCGACCGACCGAGTCTGAAGACGCTGGCCTCAGCTTTTCCCCTTGCCCGGCCTATCTTCCCGGCGAGGGCCCAGTCCTACGTGCGGGATGTGGCCATGGGAAGGAGCCTTTTCCTCGAAGTGGGTGAGTCGTATTCGCTGGACGGTCTGCGGATCACCCGCGTCCCTGCCCAGCATTTCGGCGGGCGCTATGGCTTCGATCAGCTCTGGAAACCGACCTACGGGGGGCTGATCGCGGAGTATGGCGGCACGGCGGTCTACTTCGCCGGCGACACCGGCTACTGCCGCGCCATGTTCGAGGAAATTGGAGCGAGAGCGAAACTGGATCTCGCCCTTCTGCCCATCGGGGCCTATTCGCCGCCCCCCATCCGTCATCACCACATGAATCCGGAGGATGCGGTGAACGCGATGACCGATCTCGGCGCCCGCGCGATGATCCCGATGCACCACTCGACGTTCATTCTCTCTGCGGAACCGACCAAGGAGCCGATCACGCGGCTCCGATCACTCGCCGCCCGCCGCCCCGAGCTGAAAATTCACTTTCCCCGCTTCGGCGAAATCCTGCCCGTGCCGTAGCCTGACCCCAGTACTCGCCCCATCGCAAGGATACAGCTTCAGGAGGTATACGTGCCCGGCTTCTTGCAATGCCCAACGGCCCTGCTAGAAATGCGACATGGAGGCCGTGCTGGTAGAAATCAAGCGGCTTGTGCGGGCCGGACGTTTTCTGTTCACGGACAAGGCGGGGCTTGAGATGGAAGTGGATGGCATCGATGAAGACGACGTTAAAGAGTCGATTCTCAACGCCTCAGCCATCAAGAAAACGATCCGTTCGCGAAGTTCGCGGCGAAACAAGCCGGGTGAAAAGCTTTACGTCATCCATGGCCCGACAAATCATGGCGTGTGGATTTACACCAAGGGCACGATTCGTGGGGAAGGGGAGGCCGCGATCTACTATTTTCTGATTTCATCGAAGGTGCTAGAATGAAATGGGTTGTATGGTGTTGAGTCGATGCCCGTCCTGCGACAGTCGGCGCGTGAAATACGTGATCTCCGAGTACACGGTGAGATTGAACCCCATGCACGGGGTCACCGTTCCGGCGCTGAGGCGTCTTCGGTGCATGAAGTGCAAGGGCGAATTTTTCGACGCCGAGGCGATGGCCGTGAAATCTCACTACCTCAGAAATGACCCCGTTTGGCGGGAGCGGCGTCGTGCGCTGTTCCAAAAAGTAGCCTTGCGTCGAAAGACGACGGCCCAGGCCGCGTAGCATCCGGGGCCGCTTGAGGCGGGTAGTTTCTCCCGGGAGTCAATCAATATTCAACTTTGACCCCCAAGCATTACTTCCCCCATTCGACACCACCCAGCGCCTTCAACCCAACTTTCATAACATACAGTTCGTCCGGGGTCGGGGGCGTGCTGCATTCATTTGGGTCCGAAGTGTCGAGCTTCCCCCCTTCGCCCAGTCTCACATAGACACAGTAGCTGTTCCGAATCATCGCCCCGAACGAGTTCTGAGCATCTACGACCACATGAACGATATATTGCGGGGGAGCTTGGTCCGCGATGGAAGCCGACACCCATCTTGCGGTCGAAGGTGCCTTCAGATACTCCGAGACCACTTTCTTCGCTTCAACCACCGGTCCACTTTCAGTCTTGCCACGACACCCTTGAAGCAGGACCAGCAGCACTGCTGTGAGCGACCTTCCGACGATGGATTCAAACCGATCCATATTGTTTTCCTACTCCTTCAGCCAGAAATTCGCCGCCGTTCTATCCGCGTTGGTGTAGATCGTTATCTTGTGGAATGGCATGATGGGAATATCTTCCTTTGTGAGATCCCGCTCTGGAACGTTGTTCACCAGCATTTGGGCCTGATTGAAGATGAACTGCGTCGCCGTGGGTGACCCCGCCGCGCCCGTGGTGCGAAACAGATTCTGCATGGGCTCGGGCAGCTTGGCAAAGGCTTCCGGTGGGTTCGTTGATGTTTCCCCGGTCAACGCACGAATTAGTTTAACGAACTTGGGGCCACTCTTATCCGCAGGAAGGCTCACCTCAATGAATTCTAGATCGTTAGGATTTCCTGCCAGTTGAACGTGAAATCCCTCTATCCCGACCTTTGATCCCCAGTGGATCACGTTCGGCTTGTTCGGATAGCTCTCATCGGTATCGATGGGCAGTTCCTCGCCGGGAGGCAGCGCAGGCAGGCCAGCACTCTTGTAGGCCTGATAGAACCGCTCGCGGCTCCAGCCGCTTTCCTGAACTTGCGCTACCTCGCCTTGGTCGGCGTCTTTTTCGGTCGCGTAATTGGTGTAGACGTAAGCGGCAAAGAGGAGGCCGAAGACAACGGTCATCAGGAGCTTCCGCGCCTTGTCCCAGATTTGACCTCCCTTCTTGGATACATCTCCAGTCCAAGCAAGGATCAGCCCGATGGGGAAGAAGAGGAAAAGCATGAGAACAACAAACCACGAACGTCGGAACCATCGCCCTTGTCTTGGCGAGGCTGTTTGGGTGTTTTGATTCTCAGTCATGGTGATCCTCCTTCGTCAAAACAGGCACCCGGCGGAAAAGGCCTTCCGCTTGAGCGTCTCCAACTCCGGGACGGTTCCCCCTCTCCGGTCTCCACCGTTGACCCATTCGTCAAATTCATTTCTGATTGGGCTCAGTTGCCCGTCAATGTCCTGCAATTGATTTATTGCCGTGCCCAATTCAGCCGGAGGACATCCATGTTTCTTGCACTTCTCAAGCTTCTTCATGAGGGCCCGCTCTTTGCCGGTGAGGCTGGCGCATTTGGCAATTTTCGGATTCAAGAGTTTGGTGATTCTCTGTGTGCGGACCTTCTCCGCACGCTCACGAGTCGTTGCTGCGGCAGCCTCCAGCCATGCTTTCGTTTTCGGAAAGATGGGCTTTTCTGAATGATAGAAATTACTGTCAGAAGAACTATAAATCCGCCGGCTCTCTTGTTCGACTTCCCAGTCCACATCGTTCATCTTGCACAGGATGTCATCCATCGTGCACTGGTTGTCATTGCGATCCCCCCCTTCCAGCGGCATCTGAGCGACCTGACTCTCCACGGCTTTGAACTTCGCCGTCCAAATTGGTTCCAGGACCTTCTTGACTAGAGCATCCGCCGGCTCGATAGCCTTCCGGGCCGCCTCGGGCAGTTCCTCGCGAGAATCCAGCAGGTTTTCATTTGCCTTCAGAAATGATGTCAGACTCTCGTAAGCCGCATCGGGTTTCCCCTCCTGCATCAGCGGCCCCACCAAGGATTCCAAGGACGTTCCGAATTCTTTGATCTGTTTCTCACGATCCATCTCCTGTCTCTCCAGATCCAATTGGGCAAGACCGTCGAATGGGAAGCAATAGTTTCCCGGCCACTTCTTCGAGATGATTTCTCCCGCTTCTTTACTGAGAAGCTGGATCTCTCCGGCCTTGCATTCGTTCTTCAGTCGGACCAAGTCCTTTACCGACTTGATTTTCTCGCCGCAGAAGGAATACATCACCAGTGACTGCCTCTGGATGCCCCTGTCGGCGTCGGCGCAGATATTCCGCTTGTGGTCGTCGTTGGGGCAGGGCCCCTCTTTCGGCTGAGGCCAACGCTCCCAATGACAGACGAGCGGGGAATCCCCGAGGTCTCCAGTCATCCGGTCAACTTGGACACGCATGGCCTGCTTGACTTCTTGTTCTTCCAGCGAACTGATTCGACCCCTGAAATTGGAGTGGAGGGCTTGGAAGTGTTGCTTGGCGTGATACTCGTCCATGCCAAACTGAACGGGAGATTCTTCGCAATCCTCCCTGAATTCTTCGAGCGCCTCAGTAGCCCCCGCCACCTCTCCTTTGGTAATGGCCTCTTCGACCCTTTTTGCCGATTTGTCTACCGACCAGCAGAATCCGGAAAACACGACCCAGGAGAGCGCGAGAGCAGTGAGAACTCGGATGTCACCGATATTCACGGCGGGCAGTATTCCAATATCTGTATATGTTGTCAACATCTACTTCTAATGATTCATCAGATTCAGGGGTTCGTAATACTAATGGTTGTGGGGAAGAAGGGAGACCCTGAGTTGAGCCGCATTTTCGGCAAGAACGTCCGCCGGGCCCGGCTGTCGGGGGGGTTGACTCAAGAAGATCTTGCTGAGCGGGCGAATCTTGCCGTCAATTACATATCCGACCTGGAGGCCGGCAAGCGGAACCCCGGATTGGACGTAGTTGCAAGGCTGGCACGCGCCCTTGACCGTCCTATAGAGATTCTTTGTAATGAGCAGAGGAAAGAGTCGTCAATGCCTCGCGCAACACAGACTCCGTGGGCGATCCGGATCAACAGCCTTGTCGGTTCCCTTGATCCGCGGACAGCTAGACAGATTTGGCAATTCCTGAACTTGGCCTTTGGCCGTAGGCGATCTTCGTAGGCCGCCACGGTTCCGTGAACGAGCGCGTGATCCGGTTCCTGGGGGGTATGGGGTCGAATCCAGGCATCGTACGTTTCATCATGCCGCCTGTTGAGGCCAAGCGGAAGGATGGGGATGAATTGTCAGGGGCCGCACTCGGCGTGAGCCTCGTTTGTGTTGGCGAAAAGACGGGATATCGGCGCCACGCAAGAGTTTCGTCCGGATTATCGCGGAATTTACCCTGAGCGGCGAATGAGCGATTCTTCGGCTACGCCTCGGAATGACGAGCGAGGTGCTCGGAATGACGCGTGGCGAAGGGATCAGGATGACAAGGCGGGGGATCTCTTGCCGACGGATTCAGGGCTTGACGGAACCCCGGGTGGATATGCGACATATGTGATATATGTCGATTATGGTCAAGACGCTTGTTTACCTTGAGGAAGATCAGCGCCTCAGATTGCTTCGGGAGGCGAAGCGGCAGGGGAAAACCGTTTCGCAACTGATGCGGGAGGCGGTCAATCTGCGCGTTCCTGCGCCGATAGACCGGAAGCGAGGAATGGGAATCGTTGGTCTGTTCAGTGGAGGTGGTGACAATGTCTCCGAGCGCCACCACGAAGTTCTGGGAGAGATTTTCAGGAAGAAGAATCCCCACGAATGATCTTCGTGGACGCCGGCGCCTTGTACGCATTGGCGGACGACGGCGACATCCACCACACCGCTGCGAAGGCGCTCCACGAATCAGAAATCGAAAAGGCTTCCTTGGCCACGTCAGCGCTCATCCTCACAGAGGTTTGGTCTCTGATCGAACACCGAGCAGGCATCAAACCAGCCTTCCTCTGGTGGGAAGCCATCATGGCCTCCTCCTATGAACTTCTGCCCGTCGAGCCGTTCGATCTCACGGAAGCGCTGAAGATTCGGAAGAGGTACCGGGACCAGAACTTTGGCTTGGTCGATTGCTCCACGTTCGCACTTTGCGAGAAGCACCGCATCAGCAGCGTCTTCACCTTCGACCGAAAGCACTTCTCCGTCTACCGACCCTCCTTTACGCCGCGCCTCGATCTCTTGCCCTGATTCGCCGGAACCGGCCTCACGACAGCAGGATTTCGAGGTCCGCCCGGGTGAGGCGGTGCAGGGAGGCGTTGTCCTCGGTGAGGATGGCGTCGGCGATCTCCTTCTTCCGGCCCTGAAGCTCGATGACCTTCTCCTCCACGGTGCCGCGAGCGACGAGCCGGAAAGCAAAAACGTTCTGCGTCTGGCCGATCCGGTGCGTCCGGTCGATGGCCTGCGCCTCCACGGCCGGGTTCCACCACGGATCGAGCAGGAACACGTGGCCCGCCGCCGTCAAGTTGAGTCCCTGACCCCCGGCCTTCAAGCTGATGAGAAAAAGCGGACACTCCGGATCCGATTGAAACCGTTTGACGCGTTCCTCCCGGTCTCTCGTCTGGCCGTCGAGGTATTCATACCGGAGGCTCTTGCGCTCCAGCCACGGCCGCAGGAGGGCGAGAAAGCTGGTGAACTGCGAGAAGATGAGCGCCTTGTGGCCTTCCTCGACGATTTCAGTCAGCCGCTCAAGCAGCACGTTCAGTTTCGTGCTCAAATCCTCCTTGTACTTTGGATTCAGGAGTCCCGGATGGCACGCCGCCTGGCGGAGCCGAAGCAATCCTTCCAGAACGTGAATTTTCTCCCGACCCGACAGCTCCCGGCCCTTCCCCAGAAATTCCCTGCGGTAGTGCTTCTTCAATTCCTCGTACAGCGACCGTTCATGGCCTTCCAAATCGAAAAGGATCGTTTGCTCCACTTTTTCCGGCAGATCCTTCGCCACCTGACTTTTCGTTCGCCGCAGGATGAAAGGCCGCAGGATCCGTCCGAGCATCCGCGCGTTTTCGGTGTCGGCCCGTTCCGCGGACCCGAACTCCCTCTTGAAGTGCGTCACCCGCCCCAGCATCCCGGGATTTAGGAATTCGAAGAGGCTCCAGAGTTCGCCCAGGTGGTTCTCGACCGGTGTGCCGCTCAGCGCGAGCCGGTGCCGGCTTTTCAAGAGACGCGCCGCCTTCGACGAGGCCGTGCTCGCATTCTTGATGGCCTGGGATTCGTCCAAGATGACGTAATCGAATTCGAAATCCTTGATCCCGGTGATATCGCGCCGCAACGTGCCATAGGTCGTGAGCACCACGTCAAATTTCCTCGGATGGTTCAGCCCCCGCTCCCTCGATGGCACGCTGTGGTCCAGCAGTCGCAGCTTCGGCGAGAACCGCTCCGCCTCGGCCTTCCAGTTGAAGATCAGCGAGCGCGGGACGACCACCAGCGACGGCCGCGCGGCGTCCTTCTTCCTCGCCGCGAGCAGGGCCAAAACTTCGACGGTCTTCCCGAGGCCCATGTCATCCGCCAGGCAACCGCCGAAGCGGAAATCGCGGAGGAAAGTCATCCATCCCAAGCCCTGCTTCTGGTACGGGCGAAGATTCCCATGAAAATCCGCGGGTGGTTCCACCGGCGCGATCCCATCGAACGCGGCGAGGCGCGAGCGGAGCTGTGAGAAGGCTTCATCGCACGTCGCCTGCTCGCCCGACGCAAGCAGCGCGTCGAGCAGAAGCGCCTGGCTGGGCTTGAACCGGATCGCTTCGCCGTGGATCTCCCCCGAATCCAAAGCGAATCCCATCCGCGTCATCCACTCCTCCGGCAGAAGACCGACGCTCCCGTCTCCCAGCCGAACAAAGTGCTGCCCGTGGCGGACGGCTTCCAGCAGCCTCGGCAGCGGCACTTTCTCATCGCCGAAATCCACCGCGCCGTTCAACTCAAACCAGTCCACGCCCGAACTGACGTCCATCCGAAATGTTCCCGCGCGGCGGAGGAGTCCGCCCTCGGCTTCCACTTTCCAGCCCGCCTCCATCGTTGCGCGCACGAGGGGAAGGAATCGGCCCGAGGAGACGGTTAAGCCCTCGTATGCTTGCTTCGCCCCCGCGTCCAGGAGCTTCTGCCGGGCGGCCTGTTCGAATTCCATGTCGCGCACCAGCACGCG from Nitrospirota bacterium includes these protein-coding regions:
- a CDS encoding helix-turn-helix transcriptional regulator — its product is MVVGKKGDPELSRIFGKNVRRARLSGGLTQEDLAERANLAVNYISDLEAGKRNPGLDVVARLARALDRPIEILCNEQRKESSMPRATQTPWAIRINSLVGSLDPRTARQIWQFLNLAFGRRRSS
- a CDS encoding type II toxin-antitoxin system VapC family toxin encodes the protein MIFVDAGALYALADDGDIHHTAAKALHESEIEKASLATSALILTEVWSLIEHRAGIKPAFLWWEAIMASSYELLPVEPFDLTEALKIRKRYRDQNFGLVDCSTFALCEKHRISSVFTFDRKHFSVYRPSFTPRLDLLP
- a CDS encoding ABC transporter permease, whose product is MRMLRAVVRKEFIHIRRERRMLVFIFGAPLLLLALFGYALRLKVDNLNVAILDGDTSIFSMQIRDTIISEAGFRLIDVRDEDEIRELLYKGKARLGLVIPDDFSDKLTNNETATLKLFVDGSMPVLAMAAMNGANVLTGEDLAANLVFEDPEKESPKFRPPPVRVDKEILFNPDLKDTDFFLPGIIGIIIMQVTLILASLSIVREREQRTIEQLMATPITRRALIVGKMIPYAVIAAVDFAVIIGAGHLLFDLPFKGAPILIVLLAALYICSLLALGALISSFSQTQPQAVFLAVFILIPSVLLSGFIFPIEAMPTWLQPVPRLLPLTYYMDGIRALTIKGTGFGTVAVDFAVLAGFMIIFTLLGIQRFKKTL
- a CDS encoding DEAD/DEAH box helicase encodes the protein MMEPFPFCRDWFSPGVKQRGWDYALSGRVRIAKASANALVAYVRGTHPYVVSIQATQRKALLSCDCEFYAGGEFCKHLWAAMVVAAQNGHLSELLRPGYRPVFEGPGDEGDWGDDESDLVEQMRPGSRMPPESRSPSQQPRNPQSASWRSLFHETYPSQQAAREAQSQRGERQVFYWMNADDVRNSGQFRLHAGLRKRLKNGGWSLGSLKLRDYPYGAAPMTQEDHSVLGLLLPSRSYGARYWEYDEGTFPLNEAQLNALLPLLCGTKRFFAWDTGMELSELSEPLTWDEGAPWRVVYELSPTPEGAWLVRGEIVRDSERMILSDPPLILASGFLFRPGIVSRLRLEGPWSWVLALRQGREIRVPGREVEVFRKQAIEMSDPPRIEWPETLRLSEERPRPVPLLRAAKATDRENYLLLEVSFDYLGVKVLANEPRPRMVESGRVLVRDMEFEQAARQKLLDAGAKQAYEGLTVSSGRFLPLVRATMEAGWKVEAEGGLLRRAGTFRMDVSSGVDWFELNGAVDFGDEKVPLPRLLEAVRHGQHFVRLGDGSVGLLPEEWMTRMGFALDSGEIHGEAIRFKPSQALLLDALLASGEQATCDEAFSQLRSRLAAFDGIAPVEPPADFHGNLRPYQKQGLGWMTFLRDFRFGGCLADDMGLGKTVEVLALLAARKKDAARPSLVVVPRSLIFNWKAEAERFSPKLRLLDHSVPSRERGLNHPRKFDVVLTTYGTLRRDITGIKDFEFDYVILDESQAIKNASTASSKAARLLKSRHRLALSGTPVENHLGELWSLFEFLNPGMLGRVTHFKREFGSAERADTENARMLGRILRPFILRRTKSQVAKDLPEKVEQTILFDLEGHERSLYEELKKHYRREFLGKGRELSGREKIHVLEGLLRLRQAACHPGLLNPKYKEDLSTKLNVLLERLTEIVEEGHKALIFSQFTSFLALLRPWLERKSLRYEYLDGQTRDREERVKRFQSDPECPLFLISLKAGGQGLNLTAAGHVFLLDPWWNPAVEAQAIDRTHRIGQTQNVFAFRLVARGTVEEKVIELQGRKKEIADAILTEDNASLHRLTRADLEILLS
- a CDS encoding MBL fold metallo-hydrolase, whose protein sequence is MSTSNGLYSRDAFAGLPTASVWVGHSTFLFKIRDKIFITDPVFSKRVTILPRLKPPAISIDQIPQLDYILVSHTHFDHLDRPSLKTLASAFPLARPIFPARAQSYVRDVAMGRSLFLEVGESYSLDGLRITRVPAQHFGGRYGFDQLWKPTYGGLIAEYGGTAVYFAGDTGYCRAMFEEIGARAKLDLALLPIGAYSPPPIRHHHMNPEDAVNAMTDLGARAMIPMHHSTFILSAEPTKEPITRLRSLAARRPELKIHFPRFGEILPVP